One stretch of Priestia megaterium DNA includes these proteins:
- a CDS encoding proline dehydrogenase family protein: MEQTIRNFFLLLSKSKKLTKLAKRYGLRFGAARFVAGETIDEAVSVIKKLNEQGLKVTIDYLGEFVESEAEVDHAAAQCIKAIHLIHKERLDSEISLKLTSMGLDISEDLALHHMRRILEEAEKYSVFVTIDMEDYKRCSKTIKLFKQLKNEYEHVGTVLQAYLYRTESDVRELDAYAPKLRLVKGAYKEAADVAFPDKEDVDENFKNIIGLHLLNGHYTAVATHDERIIQYAKEFVKKHGISMNQFEFQMLYGIRSERQVQLVAEQYKMRVYVPYGTDWYGYFMRRLAERPANVAFVLKGIVKK, encoded by the coding sequence TTGGAACAAACGATAAGAAACTTTTTTTTATTGTTATCAAAAAGCAAAAAGTTAACAAAGCTGGCTAAGCGCTATGGCTTACGTTTTGGAGCAGCACGTTTTGTTGCAGGGGAAACCATCGATGAAGCTGTTAGTGTGATAAAAAAGCTAAATGAACAGGGATTAAAAGTAACGATTGATTATCTTGGCGAGTTTGTGGAAAGTGAAGCTGAAGTTGATCATGCTGCAGCTCAATGCATAAAGGCCATTCACCTTATACACAAAGAAAGATTAGATTCAGAAATTTCTTTAAAATTAACGTCTATGGGACTGGATATTTCAGAGGATTTGGCACTTCATCATATGCGACGTATTCTTGAAGAAGCGGAAAAATATAGCGTATTTGTGACGATTGATATGGAGGACTATAAGCGATGCAGCAAGACGATTAAGCTATTTAAACAATTAAAAAATGAGTATGAACACGTAGGGACGGTGCTTCAAGCGTACTTATATCGAACAGAAAGTGACGTCCGTGAATTAGATGCTTATGCTCCTAAATTAAGGTTAGTGAAAGGGGCGTACAAAGAAGCAGCAGACGTGGCGTTTCCTGATAAAGAAGACGTAGATGAAAACTTCAAAAACATAATTGGACTCCACTTATTAAACGGTCACTACACAGCAGTTGCTACTCACGATGAACGAATCATTCAGTATGCAAAAGAGTTTGTTAAAAAGCATGGAATTTCAATGAATCAGTTTGAATTTCAGATGCTATACGGCATTCGATCAGAAAGGCAAGTTCAGCTCGTAGCAGAACAATATAAAATGAGAGTGTACGTTCCTTATGGAACGGACTGGTATGGGTACTTTATGAGGCGCCTTGCAGAAAGACCTGCAAATGTCGCATTTGTCTTAAAAGGAATTGTAAAAAAATAA
- a CDS encoding efflux RND transporter permease subunit, producing the protein MGKFIKFSLKNKFAVWLLTLFVIIAGLYSGFNMKLETIPDISTPVVTVTATYPGATPEQVADKVSKPIEQKLQGLSGVETVSSSSYENMATIQVEYSFSKDMEKAEDEVRRALSNVDLPDDVEEPNVSRQSISDFPIISLSVSDDKKSLEELTKYVKNTVVPQVEKVQGISSVSVSGEQVEEAELVFKQDKLKQLGLDEDTVKKLIQASDAKVPAGTYTMDGSQKSVVVDGKMTAEKDLENLEIPAVPSQGAAQDQQQGMSQQQTQGAVQQAPSAASIPTVKLKEIADIKVTGKAESISRTNGKPSIAVQVVKAKDANTVNVVNDIKEKMNSLEKKNKDLHVDNIFDQGKPIEDSVHTMLNKAIIGAVFAVIIILLFLRDIRSTIIAVISIPLSLLIAILALKSMDISLNIMTLGAMTVAIGRVVDDSIVVIENIYRRMAYQEEKLKGKDLIVAATKEMFVPIFSSTIVTVAVFLPLGLVEGPVGELFLPFALTVVFALLASLLVAVTLVPMLAHSLFKTNVKVKEEKPSKLAHGYKRILNWTLNHKLISFGLAVLLLVGSLFLVPSIGVSFLSSDQEKTLTLTYTPKAGQSQSDVEKAANRAEAYLMKRDGVKTVQYSFGEGNSFNPGSKNNVLTFVQYDEDTQNFDKEQDKVLKALNKQANQGEWGSMNTASSGSNNSLNVLIYGDSLDEIKPYADKVQHVLEKHKELKNVDSTLSDTFDEYTLVPNQKKAAELGLSASQIGMQISNLGQREVLTTIQKDGNEINVYLPKEKEDFSTFAELSSTKVTSQTGQEVTLNEVVDIKKGKTSNTVTRRDNKIYAEVSADIKSDDVGGVSSNVQKEVKKIDLPSDMDINFGGASEQINDSFSQLGIAMLAAIGIVYFVLVLTFGGGLAPFAILFSLPFTLIGALVALLISGETISISSMIGALMLIGIVVTNAIVLIDRVIHKEQEGLSTREALLEAGMTRLRPILMTAIATIGALLPLAFGFEGGGLISKGLGVTVIGGLTSSTLLTLIIVPIVYEFFMKFKRKKVKK; encoded by the coding sequence TTGGGGAAGTTTATTAAATTTTCATTGAAAAATAAATTTGCAGTATGGCTGTTAACACTCTTTGTCATTATTGCAGGGCTGTATTCAGGGTTTAATATGAAACTAGAGACCATTCCTGATATTTCAACGCCTGTTGTAACAGTCACTGCAACTTATCCGGGAGCCACTCCGGAACAAGTGGCAGATAAGGTGAGTAAGCCGATTGAACAAAAGCTTCAGGGACTGAGCGGCGTTGAGACAGTTAGCTCATCTTCTTATGAAAATATGGCTACTATTCAAGTTGAATATAGCTTTAGTAAAGATATGGAGAAGGCAGAAGACGAAGTTAGACGAGCTCTTTCAAACGTAGATCTGCCAGATGATGTAGAGGAACCAAATGTTTCAAGACAAAGCATTAGTGATTTTCCGATTATTTCATTAAGCGTTTCAGATGATAAAAAATCATTAGAAGAATTAACGAAGTATGTAAAAAATACCGTTGTTCCACAAGTTGAAAAAGTGCAAGGGATTTCTTCGGTCAGTGTGTCAGGAGAACAAGTTGAAGAAGCAGAACTTGTATTCAAACAAGACAAGCTCAAGCAGCTGGGACTCGATGAAGATACGGTGAAAAAGCTTATCCAAGCATCTGATGCAAAAGTGCCGGCTGGTACGTATACGATGGATGGATCTCAAAAATCTGTTGTGGTAGACGGAAAGATGACAGCAGAAAAAGATTTGGAAAACTTAGAGATTCCAGCTGTTCCTAGTCAAGGAGCTGCTCAAGATCAGCAACAAGGAATGAGCCAGCAGCAGACACAAGGAGCCGTGCAGCAGGCGCCGTCCGCAGCTTCTATTCCAACTGTGAAATTAAAAGAAATTGCGGATATTAAAGTGACGGGGAAAGCAGAATCTATTTCTCGCACGAACGGAAAACCTTCAATTGCTGTACAAGTTGTCAAAGCGAAGGATGCGAACACAGTAAATGTTGTAAATGATATTAAAGAAAAAATGAATAGCCTAGAAAAGAAAAATAAAGACCTTCACGTTGACAATATTTTTGATCAAGGTAAACCGATTGAAGATTCTGTTCATACGATGCTAAATAAAGCTATTATCGGTGCGGTCTTTGCGGTTATTATTATTCTTTTATTTTTACGTGATATTCGTTCAACGATTATTGCCGTTATTTCGATTCCGCTTTCGTTATTAATCGCCATTTTAGCGCTCAAATCAATGGATATCTCTTTAAATATTATGACGCTTGGAGCGATGACTGTAGCCATCGGAAGGGTTGTAGATGATTCCATTGTCGTTATTGAAAATATTTACCGCCGCATGGCTTATCAGGAAGAAAAGCTTAAAGGAAAAGATTTAATTGTCGCGGCGACGAAAGAGATGTTTGTTCCAATTTTCTCTTCTACAATCGTAACCGTGGCCGTATTCTTACCGTTAGGTCTAGTAGAAGGACCGGTAGGAGAGCTATTCTTACCGTTTGCGTTAACCGTTGTTTTTGCACTGTTAGCATCACTGCTAGTAGCGGTAACACTCGTGCCAATGCTTGCTCATTCGTTATTTAAAACAAATGTAAAAGTAAAAGAAGAAAAACCAAGCAAACTAGCGCACGGATATAAGCGAATTTTGAACTGGACGCTAAACCATAAGCTTATTTCCTTTGGGTTAGCCGTACTACTGTTAGTAGGAAGTTTATTCTTAGTTCCTTCTATTGGCGTGAGCTTCTTATCATCCGATCAAGAAAAAACGCTGACGCTTACGTATACACCGAAAGCCGGACAGTCTCAAAGCGACGTAGAAAAAGCAGCAAATCGCGCAGAAGCGTACTTGATGAAGCGAGATGGTGTCAAAACGGTTCAGTATTCGTTCGGTGAAGGTAACTCTTTTAATCCGGGAAGCAAAAATAACGTTTTAACATTTGTGCAATATGACGAGGATACACAAAACTTTGATAAAGAGCAGGATAAAGTATTAAAAGCTCTTAATAAACAAGCGAATCAAGGTGAATGGGGCTCAATGAATACGGCGTCTAGCGGCAGCAATAATTCATTAAACGTCCTTATTTACGGAGATAGCTTAGATGAAATCAAACCTTATGCTGATAAAGTTCAGCATGTTTTAGAAAAGCATAAAGAACTGAAAAATGTCGATTCTACGCTTTCAGATACGTTTGATGAATATACGCTAGTACCGAATCAAAAGAAAGCCGCTGAACTGGGCTTGTCTGCTAGTCAAATCGGCATGCAAATTTCGAACCTTGGACAGCGTGAAGTATTAACGACTATCCAAAAAGACGGAAACGAAATTAACGTATACCTTCCAAAAGAAAAAGAGGATTTCTCTACTTTTGCCGAACTTTCAAGCACAAAAGTGACCTCTCAAACTGGACAGGAAGTTACATTAAATGAAGTTGTCGATATTAAAAAGGGTAAAACATCGAATACGGTAACTCGCCGTGATAATAAAATTTATGCAGAGGTAAGTGCCGATATTAAGAGTGACGATGTAGGCGGCGTTTCTTCTAACGTCCAAAAAGAAGTGAAGAAAATTGATTTGCCAAGTGATATGGATATTAACTTTGGCGGAGCATCAGAGCAAATTAATGACTCATTTAGTCAATTAGGAATTGCTATGCTCGCAGCCATCGGTATCGTGTACTTCGTACTAGTACTGACATTTGGTGGAGGGCTAGCACCATTTGCTATCTTATTCTCACTTCCATTTACACTCATCGGTGCACTAGTGGCGCTTTTAATCTCTGGAGAAACGATCAGCATTTCTTCGATGATTGGAGCTCTTATGCTGATTGGAATTGTGGTAACAAATGCAATTGTGCTGATTGACCGCGTGATTCATAAAGAGCAAGAGGGTCTGTCGACGCGTGAAGCGTTACTAGAAGCTGGAATGACACGTCTTCGCCCGATCTTAATGACAGCTATTGCAACGATTGGTGCACTGCTTCCATTAGCTTTTGGATTTGAAGGTGGAGGCCTTATTTCAAAAGGGCTAGGGGTTACGGTAATCGGAGGACTAACAAGTTCTACGCTGCTTACGCTCATTATCGTTCCAATTGTCTATGAGTTTTTTATGAAGTTTAAGCGCAAAAAAGTAAAAAAATAG
- a CDS encoding FecCD family ABC transporter permease, with protein sequence MMLRSVQMKVMGLIIGIMLLLICIGLSIVLGYTDTSIKTAFEAFQAFNGSNEHIVIQNIRLPRAIIGAVVGICLGIAGAMMQALTKNPLASPDIIGVNAGASFFIVVAVMIFSVNSLQAFTWIAFVGAALTVVVVYFLGSIGKEGLTPIKLTLAGAAIAAFFSSLTQGLLAVDESSLDQVLFWLAGSVQGRKVEMLYGILPYIVPAIIVTFFIASKINILTIGEDVAKGLGQRTALVKIISGIIIAILAGGAVAVAGPISFVGIIVPHVVRAIVGQDYRWVFPYSAVAGGILILLADVAARYVIMPQEIPVGVMTAVIGTPFFIYMARKGAKAS encoded by the coding sequence ATGATGCTACGCAGTGTTCAAATGAAAGTAATGGGGCTCATCATTGGAATCATGCTGCTTTTAATCTGTATTGGATTAAGTATCGTACTCGGATACACAGATACAAGTATCAAGACAGCATTTGAAGCTTTTCAAGCGTTTAACGGTTCGAATGAGCACATAGTTATTCAAAATATTCGATTGCCGCGCGCTATAATCGGTGCTGTGGTAGGTATTTGTTTAGGAATTGCAGGAGCAATGATGCAGGCGTTAACGAAAAACCCACTTGCTTCACCGGATATTATTGGTGTGAACGCTGGGGCCAGCTTTTTTATTGTTGTTGCAGTGATGATTTTTTCGGTCAATTCACTTCAAGCTTTTACATGGATTGCATTTGTAGGAGCGGCATTAACCGTAGTGGTTGTCTATTTTCTTGGGTCCATCGGAAAAGAAGGATTAACGCCTATTAAATTGACGCTCGCAGGAGCGGCTATTGCAGCCTTTTTCTCTTCTTTAACACAAGGACTGCTGGCTGTGGATGAATCTTCACTTGATCAAGTTCTCTTTTGGCTGGCTGGATCTGTGCAAGGACGCAAGGTGGAAATGCTGTATGGCATACTGCCTTATATAGTACCAGCAATCATTGTCACGTTTTTTATCGCTTCAAAAATTAATATTTTAACGATTGGTGAAGATGTAGCTAAAGGATTAGGTCAAAGAACGGCTCTTGTCAAAATTATAAGCGGCATCATTATTGCCATTTTAGCTGGTGGAGCCGTTGCAGTAGCCGGTCCGATCAGCTTTGTCGGAATTATTGTTCCTCATGTTGTAAGAGCAATTGTAGGACAAGATTATCGTTGGGTATTTCCCTATAGTGCGGTTGCCGGCGGGATCTTAATTTTATTAGCCGATGTTGCGGCCAGGTATGTCATTATGCCTCAAGAAATCCCTGTTGGAGTCATGACTGCTGTTATTGGTACACCTTTCTTTATCTATATGGCAAGGAAAGGGGCAAAGGCGTCATGA
- a CDS encoding IucA/IucC family C-terminal-domain containing protein, producing MLNKKEQSELAEKFRCTFKDNSLYRLSPSSCMDESTLRMQLLWIQQTMEADNLRAAASMLAKRYSFVVVAALYSFIVFQKKINASTKNVSLHTEDAETMWLPKVFISEIETKEVTEDNRKILLDELLDELFAHHIEPIWSSLRKVTKISKLTLWENVAVYIHWLYDLLLANEEIENVQVQKNLRYVLEEAEGHHFGSYHHNPFARYSSLPPYVEKQKQEIRGRQTCCLSYQTGDKKTYCRTCPVICKPKKGVIVHE from the coding sequence ATGCTCAATAAGAAAGAGCAAAGCGAGTTAGCAGAAAAATTCCGCTGTACGTTTAAAGATAACTCGCTGTATAGGTTGTCTCCCTCCAGCTGCATGGACGAAAGCACGCTGAGGATGCAGCTGCTGTGGATTCAACAGACGATGGAGGCTGATAACTTGAGAGCAGCTGCTTCCATGTTAGCGAAGCGGTATAGCTTTGTTGTGGTGGCGGCTTTGTATTCATTTATTGTGTTTCAAAAAAAGATAAACGCATCGACTAAAAATGTTTCGTTGCATACAGAAGACGCTGAAACTATGTGGCTCCCAAAAGTGTTTATCTCAGAAATTGAGACGAAAGAAGTAACAGAGGACAATCGGAAAATTCTTCTTGATGAACTTCTTGATGAATTGTTTGCTCATCACATTGAGCCGATATGGTCATCGCTGCGTAAAGTGACAAAAATCTCGAAGCTGACTCTATGGGAAAACGTAGCTGTTTATATCCACTGGCTTTATGATTTGCTTTTGGCAAATGAAGAAATAGAAAATGTGCAAGTACAAAAGAATTTACGATACGTGTTGGAAGAAGCTGAGGGTCATCACTTTGGTTCATACCATCATAATCCGTTTGCTAGGTACAGTTCACTTCCTCCATATGTAGAGAAGCAAAAGCAGGAGATAAGAGGTCGGCAAACGTGCTGTTTGTCTTACCAAACAGGAGATAAAAAGACTTATTGTCGAACGTGTCCGGTTATTTGTAAACCAAAGAAAGGAGTGATTGTGCATGAGTAA
- a CDS encoding YozQ family protein has translation MNSKKQPKKQPDTNEMADRQFETEDYNRQDALSQGLAETHEQVSDAYQEGSFEDTDR, from the coding sequence ATGAATTCAAAAAAACAGCCTAAAAAGCAGCCTGATACAAATGAAATGGCTGACCGTCAGTTCGAAACAGAAGATTATAACCGACAAGATGCACTCTCACAAGGTCTAGCAGAAACACATGAGCAAGTAAGCGACGCCTATCAAGAAGGATCATTTGAAGATACAGATCGTTAA
- a CDS encoding YusU family protein encodes MSKTFQEQFDGLIEKYTELMVGQSDEQLQEKVKMWALYNHISKSMPPLTKHWNQLYPEAKAEMVEIVKEIKELNEAHRASQRKPE; translated from the coding sequence ATGAGTAAAACCTTTCAAGAGCAATTCGACGGTTTGATTGAAAAGTATACGGAACTAATGGTTGGTCAAAGTGACGAACAGCTGCAGGAAAAAGTGAAAATGTGGGCACTTTACAACCATATCTCAAAATCCATGCCGCCTTTAACAAAGCATTGGAATCAATTATATCCAGAAGCAAAAGCGGAAATGGTCGAGATTGTGAAGGAAATAAAAGAGCTGAATGAAGCGCATCGAGCGTCACAGCGAAAACCAGAATAA
- a CDS encoding ABC transporter ATP-binding protein: MHSLETKSLTLSYGEAMIIDELDVTIPKGEITVFIGSNGCGKSTLLRSLARLLKPHAGSILLEGSKISSLPTKEIAKQLAILPQGPVAPEGLTVLQLVKQGRYPYQNWFRQWSQEDEEKVQNALEATGLADLADRQVDSLSGGQRQRAWIAMTLAQDTDIILLDEPTTYLDMTHQIEILDLLFELNEKENRTIVMVLHDLNLACRYAHHIVALQDKKIYAQGRPEEVINCDLVQRVFNMNCEVTVDPLFGTPLCIPHGRGRCIVNKLRVETQHAQ, encoded by the coding sequence ATGCATTCGTTAGAAACAAAATCGCTAACATTATCATATGGAGAAGCGATGATTATAGATGAGCTTGACGTTACCATCCCAAAGGGTGAGATTACGGTTTTTATCGGCAGTAATGGATGCGGAAAATCTACGCTGCTGCGTTCACTAGCAAGATTATTAAAGCCACATGCCGGCTCTATTTTACTAGAAGGCTCTAAAATTTCCTCTCTTCCGACAAAGGAAATTGCAAAGCAGCTAGCAATCCTTCCGCAAGGTCCTGTTGCACCTGAAGGGTTGACAGTGCTTCAGCTTGTTAAACAAGGGCGCTATCCGTATCAAAATTGGTTCCGTCAGTGGTCTCAAGAAGATGAAGAAAAAGTACAAAATGCACTCGAAGCAACAGGGTTAGCAGACTTGGCTGATCGTCAAGTTGATTCGCTTTCTGGAGGACAGCGTCAGCGCGCATGGATTGCTATGACATTAGCACAAGATACGGATATTATTTTACTTGATGAACCGACAACGTATTTAGATATGACGCATCAAATTGAGATCTTGGACTTGTTGTTTGAACTGAATGAAAAAGAAAATCGTACCATCGTAATGGTGCTGCATGATTTAAACTTAGCCTGCCGCTATGCTCATCATATTGTGGCGCTTCAAGATAAAAAAATCTATGCACAGGGAAGACCAGAAGAAGTCATTAACTGCGATTTAGTACAGCGAGTCTTTAATATGAACTGTGAAGTGACGGTGGATCCGTTATTTGGAACGCCTCTTTGTATTCCTCATGGGCGCGGACGATGTATTGTGAATAAGCTGCGCGTTGAAACGCAGCATGCTCAATAA
- a CDS encoding ABC transporter substrate-binding protein, translated as MNTYSKGKLSYLLSILTIMTLLVLAACGNSNSADGDKKEKTEGSGETYTVKHAMDKTEIKGTPKRVVVLTNEGTEALLAMGVKPVGAVQSWLGNPWYDHIKGQMKGVKSVGTESEPSLEAIAALKPDLIIGNKMRQEKVYDQLSQIAPTVFSEELRGDWKSNFKLYAKAVNKEEKGKEVLADYDNRIADLKKRLGNQLKQKISVVRFTAGDVRIYHKDSFSGVILDQLGFARPESQDKNDFAEMNATKERIPAMDGDQLFYFSYETGDGEATKLEKEWINDPLFKKLKVAQEDHVHKVDDATWNTAGGVLAANIVLDDIEKIFLDKKQ; from the coding sequence GTGAATACATATTCTAAAGGCAAGTTGTCATATTTGTTATCCATTCTTACCATTATGACACTGCTTGTGCTGGCAGCCTGCGGTAATTCAAACAGCGCTGACGGCGATAAAAAAGAAAAAACGGAAGGTTCTGGCGAAACTTATACAGTAAAACACGCAATGGATAAAACAGAGATTAAAGGAACACCTAAACGAGTGGTCGTTTTAACAAACGAAGGTACTGAAGCTCTTCTTGCAATGGGTGTAAAGCCTGTGGGTGCTGTTCAATCATGGTTAGGAAATCCGTGGTATGACCATATTAAAGGTCAGATGAAAGGCGTTAAAAGTGTAGGTACAGAAAGCGAGCCAAGCTTAGAAGCAATCGCAGCTTTAAAACCTGACTTGATTATCGGAAATAAAATGCGCCAAGAAAAAGTATACGATCAGCTGAGTCAAATTGCTCCGACTGTCTTCTCTGAAGAACTGCGCGGAGACTGGAAGTCAAACTTTAAGCTATATGCAAAAGCTGTAAATAAAGAAGAAAAAGGTAAAGAAGTATTAGCGGACTACGACAATCGCATAGCTGATTTAAAGAAACGTCTTGGTAATCAGTTAAAACAAAAAATCTCAGTTGTACGCTTTACAGCTGGAGACGTTCGTATCTATCATAAAGATTCGTTCTCAGGCGTTATTTTAGATCAGCTTGGCTTTGCTCGCCCTGAATCTCAAGACAAAAATGATTTTGCTGAAATGAATGCAACAAAAGAACGCATTCCGGCAATGGACGGCGATCAGCTATTCTACTTCTCTTATGAAACGGGAGACGGCGAAGCAACAAAGCTTGAAAAAGAATGGATAAACGATCCGCTTTTCAAAAAGTTAAAAGTAGCTCAAGAAGACCATGTTCATAAAGTAGATGATGCTACTTGGAATACAGCAGGCGGCGTGTTAGCAGCTAATATCGTACTTGATGATATTGAAAAAATCTTCTTAGATAAAAAACAATAA
- a CDS encoding FecCD family ABC transporter permease, which translates to MKTYLSLRLKRISFLVNIKAALIIIGFSAALVALFLLSAGTGDLFINPLRVIKILAGHGLEFERLVVTSFRLPRIIVAICAGICLAIAGAILQGLVRNPLASPDLIGLTGGASVGVVLFLTLFSDKSNSLTVSINWMPVSAFLGAVAVALLLYVFAWKNGVSPITLVLIGIGLTALTKAMTTLFMIMGPIYRASQANIWITGTVYGSNWASVSILVPVTIGLVIITILMIRNLNVQELGEEIATNVGSRVQKNRLALLLMSTALTGSAVAFAGGISFVGLLAPHIARKLVGSSFGALIPLSALIGAILITAADLIGRTFFLPIEVPAGVFTAAIGAPYFIYLLYKQRNV; encoded by the coding sequence ATGAAAACATACTTATCTCTTCGCTTAAAGAGAATTTCATTTTTGGTTAACATAAAAGCAGCTCTGATCATTATTGGATTTTCAGCTGCACTTGTTGCTCTCTTTTTATTGAGTGCAGGTACGGGTGACTTATTTATTAATCCACTTCGTGTGATTAAAATTTTAGCGGGTCATGGATTGGAGTTTGAACGATTAGTTGTTACATCTTTCAGACTTCCACGCATTATTGTTGCCATTTGTGCCGGTATTTGCCTAGCTATTGCAGGCGCTATCTTGCAGGGGCTTGTGAGAAATCCGCTTGCTTCACCAGACTTAATTGGATTAACAGGAGGAGCGTCAGTCGGTGTAGTGTTATTTTTGACACTATTTAGTGATAAAAGCAACTCGTTAACCGTAAGTATTAATTGGATGCCTGTTAGCGCATTTTTAGGTGCAGTGGCAGTGGCGCTTTTACTTTATGTGTTTGCCTGGAAAAATGGCGTCTCTCCTATTACACTAGTATTAATAGGAATTGGATTAACAGCGTTAACGAAAGCTATGACCACGCTGTTTATGATTATGGGTCCTATCTATCGCGCTAGTCAGGCAAATATTTGGATCACAGGAACGGTGTATGGCTCAAATTGGGCCAGTGTTTCCATACTAGTTCCTGTTACAATAGGGCTAGTTATAATCACGATTTTAATGATTCGAAATTTAAATGTTCAAGAATTAGGTGAAGAAATTGCGACTAACGTTGGAAGTCGCGTTCAAAAAAATCGTTTGGCACTATTGCTGATGAGTACAGCTTTAACAGGAAGCGCCGTTGCATTTGCCGGCGGAATTAGCTTTGTAGGATTGCTTGCTCCACATATTGCCCGAAAGCTGGTAGGTTCTTCATTCGGAGCTTTAATACCGCTATCGGCATTAATCGGAGCAATCTTAATCACAGCAGCAGATTTAATTGGCCGAACATTTTTCTTGCCAATCGAAGTGCCAGCAGGTGTATTTACAGCTGCAATTGGCGCACCGTACTTCATTTATTTACTATACAAACAAAGAAACGTATAG
- a CDS encoding YuzL family protein, producing the protein MSKLKKDPSSAGVSAASVKGNAGPVNEPHGRGKKTSQNQQYTKHNTQGH; encoded by the coding sequence GTGAGCAAATTAAAGAAGGATCCATCGTCAGCAGGCGTAAGCGCAGCAAGCGTTAAAGGAAATGCTGGACCGGTCAATGAACCGCACGGACGCGGCAAAAAGACATCTCAAAACCAACAGTACACAAAGCATAACACTCAAGGACATTAA